One window of the Rhodococcus sovatensis genome contains the following:
- a CDS encoding sugar ABC transporter permease — MATQTEGRRTTDAPAPKSSGKPEVPRWRRKLRPYLLSVPAVLIVIGILYPFFVGAWYSFLNYAAVNPNPVFVGFANYVSVLGDAQFWSSVRVTGTFAVVATLVETVIGVIIALLLNRSSIVGRIFEKVLILPLMIAPVIAAVVWKLMFNPQFGVLNHVLGLGNTFDWLSSQNALFSVILVDLWIFTPFVAILVLAGIRSLPKEPFEASEVDGASWFYMFRRLMLPMLWPYILVAVIFRFMDNLKFFDVPWVLTAGGPGVATRSLQIGAFEDSIINLDYSRGSTYMFLLWILVFITARFLVSVLGKAQRRAAGAEN; from the coding sequence ATGGCCACTCAGACTGAAGGAAGGCGCACGACGGACGCGCCTGCTCCGAAGTCCTCCGGCAAGCCGGAAGTGCCGCGCTGGCGTCGCAAGCTGCGTCCGTACCTGCTGTCGGTTCCCGCTGTCCTGATCGTCATCGGCATTCTGTACCCGTTCTTCGTCGGCGCCTGGTATTCGTTCCTCAATTATGCTGCTGTGAACCCGAATCCGGTGTTCGTGGGCTTCGCGAACTACGTCAGTGTGCTCGGCGACGCGCAATTCTGGTCCAGTGTGCGGGTGACCGGGACGTTCGCGGTCGTCGCGACGCTCGTCGAGACGGTCATCGGTGTGATCATCGCGTTGCTGCTGAACCGATCGTCGATCGTCGGCCGCATCTTCGAGAAAGTTCTGATTCTGCCCCTGATGATTGCACCGGTGATCGCGGCGGTCGTCTGGAAGCTGATGTTCAATCCGCAGTTCGGTGTGCTGAACCACGTTCTGGGGCTGGGCAACACCTTCGACTGGTTGAGCAGTCAGAACGCGCTGTTCTCGGTCATTCTCGTCGACCTGTGGATCTTCACTCCCTTCGTGGCCATCCTGGTCCTCGCCGGTATCAGGTCGCTTCCGAAGGAACCCTTCGAGGCCTCCGAGGTCGACGGGGCCAGCTGGTTCTACATGTTCCGCAGGCTCATGCTTCCGATGCTGTGGCCGTACATCCTCGTCGCGGTGATCTTCCGATTCATGGACAATCTCAAGTTCTTTGACGTGCCATGGGTTCTCACCGCAGGTGGACCTGGTGTGGCGACGCGGTCGTTGCAGATCGGCGCCTTCGAGGACTCGATCATCAACCTCGACTACTCCCGCGGCAGCACCTACATGTTCCTGCTGTGGATCCTCGTGTTCATCACTGCACGCTTCCTCGTGAGCGTGCTCGGCAAAGCACAGCGGCGTGCCGCTGGAGCGGAGAACTGA
- a CDS encoding glucose 1-dehydrogenase, producing the protein MTGSPTALRLDGKRVLITGASRGIGADIARTFAAAGARLLLSGRDRRTLETLADTVDAETEVLVADLSSPEGPTVLADEAVGVYDGIDVLVNNAGISYPEAVDALDTAHFDQVLQVNLRAPSLLAARVGRSMAESGGGSIITVASAAALRPLPEHYAYCTSKAGIIMATKILALELGGRGVRANSICPTVVLTDMGQKVWGDPVKSAPMLGRIPAGRFAVPSEVSNTALWLASDASAMINGVDLPVDGGYLVS; encoded by the coding sequence ATGACAGGCTCCCCGACGGCGCTTCGCCTGGATGGCAAGCGGGTTCTGATCACCGGTGCCAGCAGGGGAATCGGTGCCGACATCGCGCGCACGTTCGCTGCAGCCGGAGCTCGCCTTCTGTTGTCGGGCCGTGATCGCCGAACTCTCGAGACCCTGGCCGACACCGTGGACGCCGAAACGGAAGTCCTCGTCGCTGACTTGTCCAGCCCCGAGGGGCCCACCGTACTCGCCGACGAAGCGGTGGGCGTATACGACGGCATCGATGTCCTCGTCAACAACGCTGGAATTTCCTATCCGGAAGCCGTCGACGCGCTCGACACCGCACACTTCGACCAAGTGCTGCAGGTGAACCTTCGTGCCCCGTCACTTCTGGCCGCGCGTGTCGGCCGGTCCATGGCAGAGTCCGGCGGCGGCTCCATCATCACCGTCGCCTCGGCTGCTGCCCTACGGCCGCTTCCGGAGCACTACGCGTACTGCACGTCGAAAGCAGGGATCATCATGGCGACCAAGATCCTCGCGCTCGAACTCGGCGGCCGCGGAGTGCGGGCCAATTCCATCTGCCCCACAGTGGTTCTCACCGATATGGGCCAGAAGGTGTGGGGCGATCCGGTCAAGTCCGCGCCGATGCTCGGCCGAATTCCGGCGGGCCGCTTCGCCGTGCCGTCGGAAGTGTCCAACACAGCCCTATGGCTGGCGTCGGACGCATCAGCGATGATCAATGGCGTCGACCTACCGGTCGACGGTGGCTACTTGGTCAGTTGA
- a CDS encoding carbohydrate ABC transporter permease, translating into MAKELLPGQRRFTPASIAADVVLLVWFVFSLFPIVWMVLLALKTDAEQTSTYFSFSPTFENFGTVLSQRGTDLTSVDFTSSLLTSLINCGGAVIVSLVIGIPAAYAAGRWQYRGSNDLMFQMLSFRFAPELMVIVPLFVIYNQIGLFDTKVGMVWVLQLVTMPLVVWILRSYFQDLPEDLEQAALLDGYTRIRAFVMVALPLVRPGIAAAALLAFIFAWNNYVFPLILSDSNASTVTVAITKYLGGGGQAYYNLTAAAAVIAALPPLILALTIQRYLVRGLSFGAVKS; encoded by the coding sequence ATGGCCAAGGAATTGCTTCCCGGACAGCGAAGGTTCACGCCGGCTTCGATCGCAGCAGACGTCGTGCTGCTGGTGTGGTTCGTGTTCTCACTGTTTCCGATCGTGTGGATGGTGCTCCTGGCACTCAAGACCGACGCCGAACAGACGAGCACCTATTTCTCGTTCTCACCGACATTCGAGAACTTCGGTACGGTGCTCAGTCAGCGCGGAACCGACCTCACCAGCGTCGATTTCACCTCCTCGTTGCTAACCAGCTTGATCAACTGTGGTGGCGCCGTGATCGTTTCGCTCGTCATCGGAATCCCCGCGGCCTATGCCGCCGGACGGTGGCAGTACCGAGGCAGCAACGATCTGATGTTCCAGATGCTCTCGTTCCGTTTCGCACCCGAGCTGATGGTCATCGTCCCGCTGTTCGTCATCTACAACCAGATCGGGCTCTTCGACACCAAGGTCGGCATGGTCTGGGTCCTGCAGCTGGTGACGATGCCGCTCGTGGTGTGGATCCTGCGGTCCTACTTCCAAGATCTTCCGGAGGATCTCGAGCAGGCCGCACTTCTCGACGGTTACACCCGCATCCGCGCCTTCGTCATGGTGGCCTTGCCGCTCGTGCGCCCGGGCATCGCCGCTGCGGCCCTGCTCGCGTTCATCTTCGCGTGGAACAACTACGTCTTCCCGTTGATTCTGTCCGACAGCAACGCGAGCACCGTCACGGTCGCGATCACCAAGTACCTCGGTGGCGGCGGACAGGCCTACTACAACCTCACTGCGGCGGCGGCCGTCATCGCAGCACTCCCACCGCTGATCCTCGCGTTGACAATTCAGCGCTACCTGGTCCGCGGTCTCTCGTTCGGGGCGGTGAAATCCTGA
- a CDS encoding ABC transporter substrate-binding protein → MLRAMGLAGVAAASVPILSSCGVGGAVNAVNGAGEVTGPFDWKAAQGTTLNILQTPHPYQQSFQPLLVEFEQLTGITVNADLVPEADYFTKLNTELAGGTGKHDVFMLGAYFIWQYGPPGWLEDLGPWLKNSSATSDEYDFEDIYEGLRTSTSWDFEQGSPLGTGGQWALPWGFENNVVAYNKAYFDSNGITLPDTFDNFIQLAIDLTDRSQNRYGIATRGSKSWATIHPGFMTQYTREGAQDYVFENGELQARMNSAKAVDFTEKWIEMQKLAGPTSWTSYDYPNATGDLGDGTAMMVYDADSATYPKNKPGASAQAGNIGWYPGPAGPDGSYATNLWTWSLAMNSMSKNKHAAWLFMQWATGKEAMSKAVQGGIYADPVRKSVFDGVFKDQVADQAGYLETFETVIDQSKIQFTPQKKFFDTTQNWASALQDIYGGDDAQSRLDGLAKTNTSKVNL, encoded by the coding sequence ATGCTCCGCGCGATGGGTCTGGCAGGTGTCGCTGCGGCGTCGGTGCCGATCCTGTCCTCGTGCGGTGTCGGCGGCGCAGTGAACGCCGTCAACGGCGCGGGTGAGGTCACCGGGCCGTTCGATTGGAAAGCGGCGCAGGGTACGACGCTGAACATCCTGCAGACTCCGCATCCGTACCAGCAGTCCTTTCAGCCGCTGCTCGTCGAGTTCGAACAGCTCACCGGCATCACCGTCAACGCAGACCTGGTACCCGAGGCCGACTACTTCACCAAGCTGAATACCGAACTTGCCGGGGGCACAGGCAAACACGATGTGTTCATGCTCGGTGCGTACTTCATTTGGCAGTACGGGCCGCCCGGATGGCTCGAAGACCTGGGGCCGTGGCTGAAGAACAGCTCTGCCACCAGTGACGAGTACGACTTCGAAGACATCTACGAGGGTCTGCGAACGTCGACGAGTTGGGACTTCGAGCAGGGGTCACCGCTCGGAACCGGCGGTCAGTGGGCACTCCCATGGGGATTCGAGAACAACGTCGTCGCCTACAACAAGGCCTACTTCGACAGCAATGGCATCACGTTGCCGGATACGTTCGACAACTTCATCCAGCTGGCCATCGATCTGACCGATCGCTCGCAGAACCGATACGGCATCGCCACCCGCGGATCGAAATCCTGGGCGACCATCCATCCCGGTTTCATGACGCAGTACACCCGTGAAGGCGCGCAGGACTACGTCTTCGAGAACGGTGAGCTGCAGGCTCGGATGAACTCCGCGAAGGCCGTCGACTTCACCGAGAAGTGGATCGAGATGCAGAAGTTGGCCGGGCCCACATCGTGGACGTCCTACGACTACCCGAACGCTACCGGCGATCTCGGTGACGGAACCGCCATGATGGTCTACGACGCGGACAGCGCGACGTACCCCAAGAACAAGCCGGGAGCGTCGGCTCAAGCCGGCAACATCGGGTGGTACCCGGGACCTGCGGGACCGGACGGTAGCTACGCCACCAACCTCTGGACATGGTCGCTGGCGATGAACTCGATGTCGAAGAACAAGCACGCAGCCTGGCTGTTCATGCAGTGGGCAACGGGCAAAGAGGCGATGTCGAAGGCCGTTCAGGGCGGCATCTACGCCGACCCGGTTCGGAAGTCGGTGTTCGACGGCGTGTTCAAGGATCAGGTCGCCGATCAGGCGGGCTACCTCGAGACGTTCGAAACCGTAATCGATCAGTCCAAGATTCAGTTCACGCCGCAGAAGAAGTTCTTCGATACCACGCAGAACTGGGCGTCGGCTCTGCAGGACATCTACGGCGGAGACGACGCGCAGTCGCGTCTCGACGGACTGGCCAAAACCAACACCTCGAAGGTGAACCTGTGA
- a CDS encoding sugar-binding transcriptional regulator, with amino-acid sequence MATNGSASEQTPSADGSHFAPTLLYTAAKLYYDEEATQAEVAAKLGTSRATVSRLLSEARRQGIVRIEVIAPSTYSQDGLAERLATALGLDNVYLSAPLPPATPSKPTVDVMGRYLAPAVSKALGAVGLMPGDILLVSSGRTVYEVAQFDLDRIPGVLVAPTVGGNDQPEEWYQTNEITRLISNKLGGRANYLFAPALPGADLHAIIHSDPAIQRVLELWPQAKCILMGVGAPPLLRSDIPRFVPTGSASLRDSVGDVCSRFYDRDGNSIAFPGSDRLIAVELAALPKIPVGIAVAVGLDKVAPIITGARAHFFNRLVTDPATAQEILAHITAEDRKDVS; translated from the coding sequence ATGGCGACCAACGGCTCCGCGAGCGAACAAACCCCGTCTGCCGACGGCAGCCACTTCGCACCCACGCTGCTGTACACCGCCGCCAAGCTGTACTACGACGAAGAAGCCACTCAGGCCGAGGTGGCCGCCAAACTCGGCACCAGCAGGGCAACGGTGAGCAGACTGCTGTCCGAGGCCCGACGCCAAGGAATCGTCCGCATCGAGGTCATTGCACCGAGCACCTACTCTCAGGACGGTCTGGCCGAGCGCCTCGCCACCGCACTCGGACTCGACAACGTCTACCTGTCCGCGCCGCTACCTCCCGCAACACCGTCCAAACCGACGGTCGACGTCATGGGTCGCTACCTCGCACCAGCCGTTTCCAAGGCCCTCGGTGCAGTCGGGCTGATGCCCGGGGACATCCTGCTGGTGTCTTCGGGGCGGACTGTCTACGAGGTTGCACAGTTCGACCTCGACCGAATTCCCGGAGTACTCGTCGCCCCCACCGTGGGTGGCAACGACCAACCCGAGGAGTGGTACCAGACCAACGAAATCACCAGGCTCATCTCCAACAAGCTCGGCGGGCGTGCCAACTACCTGTTCGCTCCCGCCCTCCCCGGAGCGGACCTGCATGCGATCATCCACTCCGACCCCGCGATACAGCGAGTACTGGAGCTGTGGCCGCAGGCCAAGTGCATTCTGATGGGCGTCGGCGCTCCTCCCCTGCTGCGTTCCGATATCCCTCGATTCGTCCCGACAGGCTCCGCGTCTCTGCGCGATTCGGTAGGCGACGTGTGCTCACGCTTCTACGACCGCGACGGCAATTCGATCGCGTTCCCCGGATCCGACCGACTCATCGCCGTCGAACTGGCTGCGCTACCGAAGATTCCAGTAGGAATTGCCGTGGCGGTCGGTCTCGACAAGGTCGCGCCGATCATCACCGGCGCGCGTGCGCACTTCTTCAACCGACTCGTCACCGACCCGGCAACAGCTCAGGAAATCCTCGCGCACATCACCGCCGAGGACAGGAAGGACGTTTCATGA
- a CDS encoding ABC transporter ATP-binding protein, giving the protein MTATQTANRTAVAQSLTLDNLVKTYSSRGREEFKAVKGIDLSIEPGELVALLGPSGCGKTTTLRMIAGLETVTSGQIRIGDRTITDLPPGKREVGVGFESYALYPPLSIRENLAYGLKARKVKGAGALVDSIAQRLEMQDLMDLRPAGLSSGQKQRVALARALVRNPPVLLLDEPLSHLDASARQRVRRELKMLQREFGYTTIVVTHDQVEALSLADRLAVMDGGVIQQFGTPDEVFDDPANLFVAGFVGEPQINVVDGVLRRDGDDTVVEIGGGTLKVDVLGVADGTEVKIGIRPQDASIVSGVAGPGQISASVEYFEHLMEFGQAKISVAGGASLLIQTPARDHYRPHDRCALTAPASRIYLFDRESGLRLR; this is encoded by the coding sequence ATGACTGCGACACAGACCGCGAACCGCACCGCCGTCGCACAGAGCTTGACGCTGGACAATCTGGTCAAGACCTACTCCTCCCGGGGCCGAGAGGAGTTCAAGGCGGTCAAGGGGATCGATCTGTCCATCGAGCCCGGTGAACTCGTGGCGCTGCTCGGTCCTTCGGGCTGCGGCAAGACGACGACGCTGCGCATGATTGCTGGGTTGGAGACTGTCACGAGTGGGCAGATTCGGATCGGTGATCGCACGATCACCGATCTGCCTCCGGGCAAGCGTGAGGTCGGCGTCGGATTCGAGAGCTACGCGCTCTACCCGCCGCTGTCGATCCGCGAGAACCTGGCGTACGGCCTCAAGGCGCGCAAGGTCAAGGGTGCAGGGGCACTGGTGGATTCGATTGCTCAGCGACTCGAAATGCAGGATCTGATGGATCTGCGTCCGGCGGGACTGTCGAGCGGACAGAAGCAGCGTGTCGCATTGGCCCGAGCGCTCGTTCGTAACCCGCCGGTTCTCCTGCTCGACGAGCCGCTCTCGCACCTCGATGCCTCTGCGCGTCAACGCGTTCGACGCGAACTCAAGATGCTCCAACGCGAATTCGGCTACACGACGATCGTCGTCACCCACGACCAGGTGGAGGCATTGAGCCTCGCCGACCGCCTCGCCGTGATGGACGGTGGCGTCATCCAACAGTTCGGGACACCCGACGAGGTCTTCGACGACCCGGCCAACCTGTTCGTCGCCGGCTTCGTCGGTGAACCACAGATCAACGTGGTCGACGGTGTTCTCCGCCGGGACGGCGATGACACCGTCGTCGAGATCGGCGGTGGGACACTGAAGGTCGACGTCCTCGGCGTCGCCGATGGAACCGAGGTCAAGATCGGCATCAGACCGCAGGACGCATCCATCGTCTCAGGCGTCGCCGGTCCAGGGCAGATCTCCGCATCGGTGGAGTACTTCGAACATCTGATGGAATTCGGACAGGCCAAGATTTCCGTTGCCGGTGGCGCGTCACTGCTCATCCAGACTCCCGCACGCGATCATTACCGCCCCCACGACCGCTGCGCGCTCACCGCTCCGGCGAGCAGGATCTACCTGTTCGACCGTGAGTCCGGCCTCCGCCTTCGATAG
- a CDS encoding FGGY-family carbohydrate kinase, protein MELFVGIDMGTGSSKGVLVTVDGEILASEQRAHTMSLPHPGWAEVDAEAVWWADVCAIASTLVARVPAGSSIEGVCVSGVGPCLVLTDSELRPVRPAILYGIDSRATSEIVEMTELFGAAEILSRCGKSLSSQAIGPKIEWVRNNEPEVFARATRWYGSNSYIVAKLTGEYVQDHHTASQCDPLYSVREFGWNTEWVDRVLGGLELPRLAWPSEIVGRVDARGAEATGIRVGTPVVAGTVDAYAEAFSVGVRHPGDLMLMYGSTMFLVQVLADYHTNPALWTTTGVQSGTYALAAGTSTAGSLTTWLQTLTGGAPFDVLMREASAVPAGAEGLLVLPYLAGERTPVFDADARGVMAGLTLRHGRGHIFRAAYEGISFGIRQILEMFDDAATPVSRAVAVGGGLRSPVWAQALSDITGRTQLVTEQTIGASYGDSLLAAIGVGAVSPETDWATVASEVPPNPAHKALYDDLYGNWLQLYPATRDIVHAGAQLTK, encoded by the coding sequence GTGGAATTGTTCGTGGGAATCGATATGGGCACCGGCAGCAGCAAAGGCGTCCTCGTCACCGTCGACGGAGAGATTCTCGCATCGGAGCAACGAGCGCACACGATGTCGCTACCGCACCCCGGGTGGGCCGAGGTCGATGCGGAGGCCGTCTGGTGGGCGGATGTCTGTGCGATCGCGTCGACGCTGGTAGCTCGAGTCCCGGCAGGTTCGTCGATCGAAGGCGTCTGCGTCAGCGGTGTCGGCCCGTGCCTCGTGCTCACCGATTCCGAGCTCCGACCAGTACGCCCGGCCATTCTGTACGGCATCGATTCACGCGCCACGAGCGAAATCGTCGAGATGACCGAACTTTTCGGTGCAGCCGAGATCCTCTCTCGGTGCGGAAAGTCGTTGTCCAGTCAGGCCATCGGACCCAAGATCGAGTGGGTACGTAACAACGAGCCCGAGGTGTTCGCTCGAGCCACGCGTTGGTATGGCTCCAACTCGTACATCGTCGCCAAACTCACCGGTGAGTATGTGCAGGACCATCACACGGCAAGCCAGTGCGATCCGCTCTACTCGGTTCGCGAATTCGGTTGGAACACCGAATGGGTCGACCGCGTCCTCGGCGGCCTCGAATTGCCGAGGCTCGCGTGGCCGAGTGAGATCGTCGGTCGTGTCGATGCGCGCGGGGCCGAAGCGACGGGAATCCGTGTCGGAACACCGGTGGTTGCCGGCACTGTAGACGCGTATGCCGAGGCCTTCAGCGTCGGTGTTCGGCATCCGGGTGATCTCATGCTGATGTACGGATCGACGATGTTTCTCGTTCAGGTGCTGGCCGATTATCACACCAATCCTGCATTGTGGACGACCACCGGGGTGCAGTCGGGTACCTACGCGCTGGCAGCGGGAACGTCGACTGCGGGTTCACTGACCACCTGGCTTCAAACGCTCACCGGCGGTGCGCCGTTCGATGTGCTGATGCGTGAAGCGTCCGCTGTTCCGGCCGGTGCCGAAGGGTTGCTGGTTCTGCCGTATCTGGCAGGCGAGCGAACCCCGGTCTTCGATGCCGACGCACGAGGGGTGATGGCAGGGCTGACTCTCCGCCATGGCCGGGGGCACATCTTTCGAGCAGCGTACGAGGGAATCTCGTTCGGAATCAGGCAGATTCTGGAGATGTTCGACGATGCGGCCACCCCGGTGTCGCGAGCGGTGGCTGTCGGTGGTGGTCTACGCAGCCCGGTGTGGGCGCAGGCGCTGAGCGACATCACCGGTCGGACGCAGCTGGTCACCGAACAGACTATCGGTGCGAGCTACGGCGACAGTCTGCTGGCGGCGATCGGAGTCGGCGCGGTGTCGCCTGAAACCGACTGGGCTACAGTGGCATCCGAGGTTCCGCCGAATCCTGCCCACAAGGCGTTGTACGACGACCTCTACGGCAACTGGTTGCAGCTGTACCCAGCCACGCGAGACATCGTGCATGCCGGTGCTCAACTGACCAAGTAG
- the eltD gene encoding erythritol/L-threitol dehyrogenase translates to MSETTIPEKMAAVVCHGPEDYRLEEVPVPVPGPGEALVRVEAVGICASDLKCYHGAAKFWGDENRPAWAETDVIPGHEFVGEIVVIDDEASARWNVGVGDRVVSEQIVPCWKCRFCLRGQYHMCAPHDLYGFKRRTPGAMASYMVYPAEALVHKVSKNIPPAHAAFAEPLSCSLHAVERAGITFDDVVVVAGCGPIGLGMIAGARAKNPAHVIALDMQPEKLALAKECGADIVIDIRNEDAEKIVKDLTDGYGADVYLEGTGHPTAVPQGLNLLRKLGTYVEYGVFGSDVTVDWSIISDDKELDVLGAHLGPYCWPAAIRMIESGVLPMDKICSHQLPLADFQKGLDLVGAGTESVKVSLIPS, encoded by the coding sequence ATGTCGGAAACGACAATTCCGGAGAAGATGGCCGCAGTCGTCTGCCATGGACCCGAGGACTACCGGCTCGAAGAAGTCCCCGTTCCGGTGCCGGGGCCGGGTGAGGCGCTCGTGCGCGTCGAGGCCGTAGGAATCTGCGCGAGCGACCTCAAGTGCTACCACGGTGCCGCCAAATTCTGGGGCGACGAAAACCGTCCTGCGTGGGCCGAGACCGACGTCATTCCGGGCCACGAGTTCGTCGGCGAAATCGTCGTCATCGACGACGAGGCATCCGCTCGATGGAACGTGGGCGTGGGTGACCGTGTGGTGTCCGAGCAGATCGTGCCGTGTTGGAAGTGCCGATTCTGCCTTCGTGGTCAGTACCACATGTGCGCGCCGCACGACCTGTACGGATTCAAGCGCCGCACACCCGGGGCAATGGCAAGTTACATGGTGTACCCGGCAGAAGCATTGGTGCACAAAGTATCCAAGAACATTCCGCCTGCCCATGCAGCATTCGCCGAGCCGCTCTCGTGCTCACTGCACGCCGTCGAGCGTGCGGGCATCACGTTCGACGACGTTGTCGTGGTCGCCGGCTGTGGCCCCATCGGACTCGGCATGATCGCCGGGGCGCGAGCGAAGAATCCGGCACACGTCATCGCACTCGACATGCAGCCCGAGAAGCTCGCGTTGGCCAAGGAATGCGGCGCCGACATCGTCATCGATATTCGCAACGAGGATGCCGAGAAGATCGTCAAAGATCTGACCGACGGTTACGGCGCCGACGTCTACCTCGAGGGAACCGGCCATCCGACCGCAGTTCCGCAGGGACTCAACCTACTTCGCAAGCTCGGCACGTACGTCGAATACGGTGTCTTCGGTAGCGACGTCACCGTCGACTGGTCGATCATCTCCGATGACAAGGAACTCGACGTGCTGGGCGCGCACCTCGGCCCGTACTGCTGGCCTGCCGCCATCCGCATGATCGAGTCCGGCGTGCTGCCGATGGACAAGATCTGCAGCCATCAGCTTCCGCTTGCCGACTTCCAGAAGGGGCTCGATCTCGTCGGTGCAGGCACCGAGTCCGTCAAAGTTTCGCTCATTCCGTCCTGA
- a CDS encoding ABC transporter ATP-binding protein, whose amino-acid sequence MAQLAIKGLSKKYGKKVGIDGIDLDIADGEFFVILGPSGAGKTTTLKSIAGLVDVDDGAVHIGGEDMTSVEPYHRNVAMAFESYALYPQKTVSQNLASPLKSGRTGKYSEAEQTERIKSVTTTLGIDHLLARFPRELSNGQRQRVALGRVLVRPADVYLLDEPLSHLDAKLRAAMRVELRQLGEMSKTTTVYVTHDYQEALALGDRIAILREGRVVQVDTPENIWRTPADTFVAKALGQPEINLYDAIVDDGALRVLGSSLEIQVPRTLGLGAGDHARIGIRPCDVDVLAEASNDPGKVNLHGTVVLAERLGRDVEVSVDLGGTTLIALSKGGRHVTEGAKVTVSVDAADIHIFADADGESDTESRRLGAADQKGQ is encoded by the coding sequence ATGGCGCAGTTGGCAATCAAGGGACTCAGTAAGAAATACGGCAAGAAAGTCGGCATCGACGGGATCGACCTCGACATCGCGGACGGCGAGTTCTTCGTCATCCTCGGACCGTCCGGTGCGGGCAAGACCACGACCCTCAAATCCATTGCCGGACTCGTCGATGTCGACGACGGCGCCGTGCACATCGGCGGCGAGGACATGACCTCGGTCGAGCCGTACCACCGCAACGTTGCCATGGCATTCGAAAGCTACGCCCTGTATCCGCAGAAGACCGTGTCGCAGAACCTCGCATCGCCGCTGAAGTCCGGCCGCACGGGTAAGTACAGCGAGGCAGAGCAGACCGAGCGGATCAAGTCGGTGACGACGACGCTCGGCATCGACCATCTCCTCGCGCGTTTCCCGCGGGAGCTCTCCAACGGTCAGCGGCAGCGCGTCGCTCTCGGTCGAGTGCTGGTCAGGCCGGCGGATGTCTACCTCCTCGACGAGCCGCTCTCTCATCTCGACGCGAAACTGCGTGCTGCGATGCGCGTCGAGCTACGGCAGCTCGGCGAGATGTCGAAGACGACGACGGTCTACGTCACCCACGACTATCAGGAAGCGCTTGCCCTCGGGGACCGCATCGCGATTCTCCGGGAGGGACGCGTCGTGCAGGTGGACACCCCCGAGAATATCTGGCGGACACCGGCGGACACCTTCGTCGCCAAAGCGCTCGGGCAACCCGAGATCAATCTCTACGACGCGATCGTCGACGACGGAGCTTTGCGAGTGCTCGGCAGCTCCCTCGAGATCCAGGTACCCCGCACACTCGGTCTGGGCGCCGGGGATCATGCGCGGATCGGTATCCGTCCGTGTGACGTCGACGTTCTCGCCGAGGCATCGAACGACCCAGGAAAAGTGAATCTCCACGGCACCGTCGTACTTGCCGAAAGGTTGGGACGTGACGTCGAGGTGTCCGTCGATCTCGGCGGAACGACCCTCATCGCATTGTCCAAGGGCGGACGGCATGTGACCGAAGGGGCGAAGGTCACCGTCTCGGTCGACGCCGCCGACATTCACATCTTCGCGGACGCCGACGGCGAGTCCGACACCGAGAGTCGGCGACTCGGCGCCGCAGATCAGAAGGGGCAGTAA